The following proteins come from a genomic window of Miscanthus floridulus cultivar M001 chromosome 2, ASM1932011v1, whole genome shotgun sequence:
- the LOC136538852 gene encoding putative ripening-related protein 5, giving the protein MGTAGAAAAMAMFLLVALSASQMASSHRHSAGLGVCRPSGYLPGRSGNCEKSNDPDCCEDGKKYPQYRCSPPVTASTKAVLTLNSFEKGKDGGGPSECDNAYHSDEEKVVALSTGWFSNMARCGHRIKISANGNSVYAKVVDECDSVEGCDEDHNFEPPCDNNIVDTSPAVWDALGLDQNIGMVDITWSEE; this is encoded by the coding sequence ATGGGCACTGCCGGAGCTGCAGCCGCCATGGCGATGTTCCTCCTGGTCGCACTCTCTGCTTCCCAAATGGCGTCGTCCCACCGCCATAGTGCCGGCCTTGGCGTGTGCCGCCCCAGTGGGTATCTCCCGGGCCGGTCCGGCAACTGTGAGAAGAGCAACGACCCAGACTGCTGCGAGGATGGTAAGAAGTACCCGCAGTATCGCTGCTCGCCGCCGGTCACAGCCAGCACCAAGGCGGTGCTGACGCTCAACAGCTTTGAGAAGGGCAAAGACGGTGGCGGCCCGTCAGAGTGCGACAACGCGTACCACAGTGACGAGGAGAAGGTTGTCGCGCTCTCCACGGGGTGGTTCAGCAACATGGCGCGCTGCGGGCACCGCATCAAGATCAGCGCAAATGGTAACTCCGTGTACGCCAAGGTGGTGGATGAGTGCGACTCCGTGGAAGGCTGTGATGAGGACCACAACTTCGAGCCGCCATGCGACAACAACATCGTCGACACGTCGCCGGCTGTGTGGGACGCCTTGGGGCTCGACCAGAACATTGGGATGGTAGACATCACCTGGTCTGAGGAGTGA
- the LOC136538853 gene encoding L-type lectin-domain containing receptor kinase IX.1-like, which yields MAAASSRKFSFRSIGLFSLLLLIHAPRSSSLSFSFNFSNSGDPCDAELRCEHDTRMGPGVLELTKNEILGDPFSVGRASYAHPVALWDSSTGEVASFISNFTFQIKPKDETTYQRCNKSGDGMAFFLAHYPSKIPPNSYGWNLALFNDSNNFYAIGDDRVVAVEFDTFFNDQWDKTPNHVGIDVNSISSKAYVNVTKGLVSEDAIMTAKISYNNLTGVLEALLQIDDGEPYNVSFRVDMKGSLPEEVAVGFSAATGTCIELHQVLSWSFSSTPGPGAASSSAGGRRQWRLLPVLVPTVVVAFFVLLVCAAVGCVVRQRRIWKKLHEITEAEFERGVGPRKHRYHELAAATSNFAEEEKLGRGGFGNVYRGSLGDQDRAVAIKMFSAAESSAQGRKEFEAEVKIISRLRHRNLVQLLGWCDSRKGLLLVYELVPEGSLDRHLYNHNSLLSWPERYMIILGLGSALRYLHTEWDQCVLHGDIKPSNILLDSSHSTKLGDFGLARLVDHGAGPRTTQVVMGTAGYIDPEFIRTRRPSLESDVYSFGVVLLEIVTGRRPEMEHPDKVIPLLKWIWDLYDRNALLEAVDKRLLTEANQLLDGGCEWQLQRVLVVGLWCAHPEPGVRPSIVQAMNVLQSEDVTLPVLSQQEYNRTTSDFSRGTRGYHSPGTGNIHGDYRSPATGNISDDDVSCALNGGR from the exons ATGGCGGCAGCGAGCTCTCGCAAGTTTTCCTTCAGGTCCATTGGTCTTTTCTCTCTGCTGCTCCTGATCCATGCACCTCGTTCTAGCTCACTGTCCTTTAGCTTCAACTTCTCTAATTCCGGTGACCCATGCGATGCGGAGCTAAGGTGCGAGCATGACACCCGTATGGGCCCTGGCGTTCTTGAGCTAACAAAGAACGAGATCTTAGGCGACCCCTTCAGCGTCGGGCGTGCATCATATGCGCACCCGGTGGCCCTGTGGGATAGCAGCACCGGCGAGGTGGCGAGCTTCATCTCCAATTTCACGTTCCAAATCAAGCCCAAAGACGAGACCACCTACCAAAGATGCAACAAGAGTGGCGACGGAATGGCTTTCTTCCTCGCCCACTACCCGTCCAAGATCCCCCCCAACAGCTATGGTTGGAACCTCGCCCTCTTCAATGACAGCAACAATTTCTACGCCATCGGTGACGACCGGGTCGTCGCTGTGGAGTTTGATACTTTCTTCAATGACCAGTGGGACAAAACCCCAAACCATGTTGGTATCGACGtcaattccatctcctccaaggcCTACGTGAATGTGACCAAGGGCCTGGTCTCTGAAGATGCCATTATGACCGCCAAGATCAGCTACAACAACCTCACAGGTGTTCTAGAAGCCCTTCTCCAGATCGACGACGGTGAACCGTACAATGTTAGCTTCCGGGTGGATATGAAGGGGAGCCTACCAGAGGAGGTGGCGGTCGGCTTCTCTGCTGCTACCGGAACCTGCATCGAGCTGCACCAGGTGCTGTCCTGGTCGTTCAGCTCCACTCCAGGACCAGGAGCCGCAAGCTCCAGCGCAGGAGGGCGACGACAGTGGCGGCTACTACCCGTGCTTGTTCCCACGGTAGTAGTAGCTTTTTTTGTGTTGTTGGTCTGCGCTGCCGTCGGCTGCGTTGTGCGCCAACGACGCATATGGAAGAAGCTGCACGAGATCACGGAAGCTGAATTCGAGAGAGGGGTGGGCCCTAGGAAGCACCGCTACCACGAGCTCGCCGCTGCCACGAGCAACTTCGCCGAGGAGGAGAAGCTCGGCCGTGGGGGCTTCGGCAATGTGTACCGGGGCAGCCTCGGTGACCAAGACCGTGCGGTGGCCATAAAGATGTTCTCAGCGGCCGAGTCATCGGCGCAGGGGAGGAAGGAGTTCGAGGCTGAGGTGAAGATCATAAGCCGTTTGCGGCATCGGAACCTCGTGCAGCTGCTAGGCTGGTGTGACAGCCGCAAGGGTCTCTTGCTCGTCTATGAGCTTGTGCCGGAAGGCAGCCTTGACAGACACCTTTACAATCACAACAGCTTGCTATCTTGGCCAGAGAG ATACATGATTATCCTTGGCCTAGGCTCCGCGCTGCGCTACCTGCACACGGAGTGGGATCAGTGCGTCCTGCACGGCGACATCAAGCCCAGCAACATACTACTTGACTCATCACACAGCACAAAGCTAGGAGATTTTGGCCTTGCCAGGCTCGTCGACCATGGAGCCGGGCCAAGGACGACGCAGGTCGTTATGGGCACCGCCGGGTACATCGACCCGGAGTTCATCCGGACTCGGCGCCCCAGCCTTGAGTCCGACGTCTACAGCTTCGGCGTCGTCCTCCTGGAGATCGTCACGGGACGGCGGCCGGAGATGGAACACCCGGACAAGGTGATCCCGCTACTCAAGTGGATCTGGGACCTGTACGACAGAAATGCTCTTCTGGAAGCGGTGGACAAGAGGCTGCTGACCGAAGCCAACCAGCTGCTGGACGGTGGCTGCGAGTGGCAGCTGCAGCGCGTGTTGGTGGTCGGGCTGTGGTGTGCGCACCCAGAACCTGGCGTGCGGCCGTCAATTGTGCAAGCCATGAACGTCCTGCAATCCGAGGACGTGACGCTGCCAGTTCTGTCGCAGCAGGAGTATAACAGGACTACGTCCGACTTTTCGCGTGGAACCCGCGGTTACCACTCGCCGGGGACGGGAAACATACATGGCGACTACCGCTCGCCGGCGACGGGAAATATATCCGACGACGACGTGTCTTGTGCGCTTAACGGGGGCAGATGA